The DNA region GGCGTCACGTTCTGCACCCGGATGGACTACCTGTCGCCGTTCTACAACGAGATGACCTACGTGCTCGGCGTCGAGCGGCTGCTCGACATCGAGGACCAGATCCCGAGAAGGCCTCGGTGATGCGGGTCCTGCTGATGGAGCTCAACCGGCTCTCCTCGCACCTGGTGGCGATCGCCACCGGCGGCATGGAGATCGGCGCCCTCACCGTGATGACCATCGGCTTCCGGGAGCGCGAGCTGGTGCTCGACCTCTTCGAGCTGATCACCGGGCTGCGGATGAACCACGCCTTCATCCGTCCCGGCGGCGTCGCCCAGGACCTGCCGCCCGGCGCTCTCGACGAGATCCGCTCCTTCATCGCACTGATGCGCAAGCGCCTTCCCGAGTACGCCGCCCTGTGCAACGCCAACCCGATCTTCAAGGGTCGCCTGGAGGGCGTCGGACACCTGGACCTCGAGGCGTGCATGGCGCTCGGGCTCACCGGGCCGATCCTGCGCAGCACCGGCTACCCCTGGGACCTGCGCAAGACCCAGCCCTACTGCGGCTACGAGACCTACGACTTCGACGTGCAGACCTGGGACACCTGCGACTCCTACGGCCGGTTCCGGCTGCGCCTCAACGAGATGTGGGAGTCGCTGAAGATCGTCGAGCAGGCAGCGGACCGGCTGGCCAAGATGGAGGGCGACCCGGTGATGGTCGCCGACAAGAAGATCGCGTGGCCCAGCCAGCTCGCCATCGGCAGCGACGGGATGGGCAACAGCCTCGACCACATCCGCCACATCATGGGCGAGTCGATGGAGGGCCTGATCCACCACTTCAAGCTGGTCACCGAGGGATTCCGGGTGCCGGCGGGACAGGCGTACGTGCCGATCGAGTCGCCGCGCGGCGAGCTCGGTGCCCACGTGGTCTCCGACGGCGGCACCCGACCCTTCCGGGCTCACTTCCGGGACCCGTCGTTCCACAACCTGCAGGCGATGGGCGTGATGAGCGAGGGCGGCATGATCGCCGACGTCATCGTCGCGGTCGCCAGCATCGACCCGGTGATGGGAGGCGTCGACCGATGAGCCTGGACGACCGGACGCTCGGCGAGCTGCGCGAGATCGCCGGCCGCTACCCCGAGGCCCGCTCGGGGCTGCTGCCGATGCTGCACCTGGTGCAGGCGGTGCAGGGCCGGGTCACGCCGGAGGGGATCGAGGCGTGCGCCGAGATCCTCGACATCAGCCCTGCCGAGGTGAGCGGGGTGGCCACGTTCTACACGATGTACAAGCGCCACGAGGTCGGCGACTACCACGTCGGCGTCTGCACCAACACGCTCTGCGCGGTGATGGGTGGCGACGCGATCCGGGCCCGCCTCGAGGAGCACCTGGAGATCGGGAACGACGAGGTCGCCGAAAAGCGTCAGGGCGACGCACGCACGGTCAGCCTGGAGCACGTCGAGTGCAACGCCGCCTGCGACTACGCCCCGGTGGTGATGGTCAACTGGGAGTTCATGGACAACCAGACCCCGGAGTCCGCGGTCCAGATGGTCGAGGCGCTGCGCGCCGGCCACGAGGTCCGTTCCACCCGCGGTCCGCGGCTGTGCACCTGGCGTGAGGCGGAGCGGGTCCTCGCCGGCTTCCCCGACGGCCTGGTCGACGAGGGCCCGACCGCCGGAGCCGCCAGCCTGGCCGGCCTGGAGATCGCCCGCGAGCGCGGCTGGACCGCGCCCGACCCGGGCGTGAGCGCCACCGAGGACGACGTCGCGGACGACAAGCAGGAGGCGGTCGCCCGCGCCGACACCGGTCGCGCCGAGGCGGAGACCGTCGAGCAGACCACGGACAGTGCCACGTCCGGGGAGAGGGCGAACGAGAAGGGGGACGACCGTGGCTGACACCCTGACCCCGGTCCTCACCGACATGTGGGACGTCGAACGCGGGTGGACGCTGCCGGCGTACGAGTCCAAGGGCGGGTACGACGCGCTCGACAAGGCCTTCGCGATGACCCCGGACGAGGTGATCGCCTGTGTCAAGGACTCCGGCCTGCGCGGCCGCGGCGGCGCCGGCTTCCCGACCGGCATGAAGTGGTCCTTCATCCCGCAGGACAACCCGAAGCCCAAGTACCTGGTGGTCAACGCCGACGAGTCCGAGCCGGGCACCTGCAAGGACATCCCGCTGATGATGGGCAACCCGCACGTGCTCGTCGAGGGAGTCATCGTGAGCTCCTACGCGATCCGCGCCAACAAGGCGTTCATCTACGTCCGTGGCGAGGTGCTGCACGTGATCCGCCGGGTGCAGGCCGCGGTCGCCGAGGCGTACGCCGCCGGCCACCTCGGCAAGGACATCCACGGCTCGGGCTACGACCTCGACGTGGTGGTCCACGCCGGCGCCGGCGCCTACATCTGCGGGGAGGAGACGGCGCTGCTCGAGGGCCTCGAGGGCCGCCGGGGCCAGCCACGGCTGCGCCCGCCATTCCCGGCCGTCGCCGGCCTCTACGCCAGCCCGACGGTGATCAACAACGTCGAGTCGATCGCGTCGGTGCCGGCCATCGTGCGCAACGGCGCGGAGTGGTTCGCCTCGATGGGCACCGAGAAGTCCCAGGGGCACGGGATCTTCTCCCTCTCCGGCCACATCGCCAGGCCCGGCCAGTACGAGGCGCCGCTCGGGATCACCCTGCGGGAGCTGATCGACCTGGCCGGTGGCATCCGGCAGACCTCCGACGGCGAGCGCCGACTGAAGTTCTGGACCCCCGGCGGCTCCTCGACCCCGCTGCTGACGCCCGAGCACCTCGACGTGCCGCTCGACTTCGAGGGCGTCGGGGGAGCCGGCTCGATGCTCGGCACCCGGGCGCTCCAGATCTTCGACGACACCGTCTGCGTGGTCCGGGCCGTGCTCCGCTGGACGGAGTTCTACAAGCACGAGTCCTGCGGCAAGTGCACGCCGTGCCGCGAGGGCACCTGGTGGCTGGTCCAGGCGCTGACCCGGCTCGAACGCGGGGAGGGGAGCGAGGAGGACCTCGACCTGCTGCTCGACCAGTGCGACAACATCCTCGGCCGGTCGTTCTGCGCGCTGGGCGACGGCGCCACCAGCCCGATCTCGAGCTCGATCAAGTACTTCCGCGAGGAGTACCTGGCCCACCTCTCCCACGGTGGGTGCCCGTTCGACCCGACTCGCTCCACCGCCTTCGCGGCCCAGGAGGTGACGGCATGACCACCAGCCCGCAGAAGAGCCCCGACCCGAGCACGGAGACCAGTCCGGAGCGCTCCGACCTGGTCAGTGTCACCATCGACGGCATCCAGGTCTCGGTGCCCAAGGACACCCTGGTGATCCGCGCCGCCGAGCAGATCGGCGTCCAGGTCCCCCGGTTCTGCGACCACCCGCTGCTCGCTCCCGTCGGCGCCTGCCGGCAGTGCCTCGTCGACGTACCCGACGCCGGCAACGGCCGCGGGTTCCCGAAGCCGCAGGCGTCCTGCACGCTGCCGGTCGCCGAGGGGATGGTGGTCAACACCCAGGCCAGCAGCGCGGTCGCCGACAAGGCGCAGCAGGGCGTGATGGAGTTCCTGCTGATCAACCACCCGCTGGACTGCCCGGTCTGCGACAAGGGTGGCGAGTGCCCGCTGCAGAACCAGGCGATGTCCAACGGCCGCGGCGAGTCCCGCTTCTCCGACGCACGCAACCACGGCGTCAAGCGGACCTTCCCGAAGCCGATCAACCTCTCTCCCATGGTGCTGCTGGACCGCGAGCGCTGCATCGTCTGTCAGCGCTGCACCCGCTTCGCCGACGAGATCGCCGGCGACCCGTTCATCGCACTGGTCGAGCGCGGCGCGGAGCAGCAGATCGGCATCGCCGAGGACGCCCCGTTCCTCTCCTACTTCTCCGGCAACGTGATCCAGATCTGCCCGGTGGGCGCGCTGACCTCGGAGTCCTACCGGTTCCGCTCCCGCCCCTTCGACCTGGTCTCCAGCCCGGGTGTCGGCGAGCACGACGCCTGCGGTGCGGCGATCCGGATCGACCACCGGCGCGGCAAGGTGATGCGTCGCCTCTCCGGCAACGACCCGGCGGTCAACGAGGAGTGGATCTCGGACAAGGACCGGTTCGCCTTCGCCTACGCCTCGGCCGACGACCGGATCACCTATCCGCAGGTCCGCGACGAGGACGGGTCGCTGCGCCCGGCGTCGTGGCCCGAGGCCTTCGCCGTCGCCGCCCGCGGCCTCGCCTCCGCCCGGCAGAACGGCGGGGTAGGAGTGCTCACCGGCGGGCGGCTGACCTGCGAGGACGCCTACGCCTACAGCAAGTTCGCCCGGGTCGCGCTGGGCACCAACGACATCGACTTCCGGGCTCGTCCGCTCTCCTCCGAGGAGGCCGACTTCCTGGCCGCCCGGGTCGCCCTGACCGGCCCCGACACCGGGGTCTCGTACGACGACCTGGAGTCGGCGTCCACCGTCGTCCTGGTCGGCCTGGAGCCCGAGGACGAGGCCGGCACGATCTTCCTGCGCCTGCGCAAGTCCGTGCTGGCCGGCGGCACCGCGGTGATCGCGCTGGCGCCGTACCGGACCCGCGGGCTCACCAAGCTCTCCGGCCGGCTGGTCCCGACCGCGCCCGGTGACGAGCCCGCCGCGCTCGCGGTGCTGGCCGCCGAGCTCGACGGCGACACGGTGATCCTGGCCGGAGAGCGGCTCGCCACGGTGCCCGGCGCCCTGAGCGCCGTCGCCGCCGCGGCCGACGCCTCCGGAGCCCGGCTCGCCTGGGTGCCCCGTCGCGCCGGGGACCGCGGAGCGGTGGAGGCCGGCTGCCTGCCCGGCCTGTTGCCCGGAGGACGTCCGGTGGCCGATCCGGCCGCCCGCGCCGATCTCGCCGCCGCGTGGGGTGTGCCCGGACTGCCCGACGCAGCCGGTCGGGACGCCGACGCGATCCTGGCCTCGCTCATCGGTGGCGGACTGGGCGGCCTCGTCGTCGCCGGGGTCGACCCCGCCGACACCGCCGACCCGGCCGCCACCCGCGCCGCCCTGGCCGCGGCGCCGTTCGTGGTCGCGTTCGAGCTCCGCGCCACCGAGGTCACCGACGCCGCCGACGTGGTCTTCCCGGTCGCGCCGACCACCGACAAGGCCGGCACCTTCGTCAACTGGGAGGGACGTCCCCGCCCGTTCGGTGCCGCGCTGGCCAACCCGGCCTCGCTGCCGGAGCTGCGTGCGCTCGCCGGGATCGCCGAGGAGATCGGTGCCCCCCTCGGGTTCCGCACGGTGGAGCAGGTGCGCGCCGAGATGACCGACGTCGGACCCTGGGACGGAGCACGGGCGAGCGCGCCTGCGGTCGACGCGCCCACGGCCCCCGGGGCCGCCGCCGGTGACGAGCTGCGCCTGGCCACCTGGAAGCAGCTGGTCGACAACGGCTCGATGCTGGACGGCGACAAGTACCTCAAGGCGACCGCCCGACCGGCCCACGCCCTCCTCCCCGCGGCCCTCTACGACGCCCACGGATCGACGATCACCCTCACCGGTGACCGCGGCTCGGTGACCGTCCCCGCCGCGGTCGGCGACGACATGGTCGCGGGCACCGTCTGGCTGCCGGCGAACTCGACCGGCGACGGGGTCCTCAGCGACCTCGCCTCGCCGGGCAGCACCGTCCGCATCGAGGGAGGCCAGGCATGACCGGGCAGATCGTCGACTCCGTCTCGTCGGGGGCGGTGCTGGCCGCCAGCCCGCTGGACGCGTTCGGCCAGGACCCCTGGTGGGTGATCGTCGTCAAGACCCTGCTGGTCTTCGTCGTGCTGGTGCTGCTGACGCTCTTCAACATCTGGTGGGAGCGCCGCGTCGTCGCCCGGATGCAGCACCGGATCGGCCCGAACGTGAACGGTCCCTTCGGGCTGCTCCAGTCGCTGGCCGACGGGGTCAAGCTGGCCTTCAAGGAGGACCTGATCCCCAAGGCCGCCGACAAGGCGGTGTTCGTCCTCGCGCCGGTGATCGCCACCGTCCCCGCCTTCGTCACGTTCAGCGTCATCCCGTTCGGTCCCGAGGTGAACTTCTTCGGCGTGACCACGCCGCTGCAGCTGACCGACATGCCGGTGGCGGTGCTGTTCGTGATGGCGATCGCGTCGATCGGCATCTACGGGATCGTGCTCGGCGGATGGTCCAGCGGGTCGACGTACTCCCTGCTGGGCGGGCTGCGCTCGAGCGCGCAGATGATCTCCTACGAGGTCGCGATGGGCCTCGCCCTGGTGTCGGTCTTCATGTACGCGGGCTCGATGTCCACCAGCGAGATCGTCGCCGCCCAGGACGACCTGTGGTTCGGGCTGATCCTGCTGCCCTCGTTCGTGATCTACACGATCGCGATGGTGGGGGAGACCAACCGGGCGCCGTTCGACCTCCCGGAGGCCGAGGGCGAGCTGGTCGGCGGCTTCCACACCGAGTACTCCAGCCTGAAGTTCGCGCTGTTCTTCCTCGCCGAGTACATCAACATGGCGACCGTCTCCGCGCTGGCCACCACGCTGTTCCTCGGCGGCTGGCACGCCCCGTTCTGGATCGACGAGGTCTGGGCGGGTGCCAACGAGGGCTACTGGCCGGTGCTGTGGTTCTTCGGCAAGGTCTTCTTCTTCATCTTCATCTTCATCTGGCTGCGCGGCACGCTGCCGCGGCTGCGCTACGACCAGTTCATGGCGTTCGGCTGGAAGCGGCTGATCCCGATCTCGCTGGTGTGGATCATCGCGGTCGCCACGATGCGGGTGGCCCGCGACGACCTCACCTTCGACACCCGCACCATCCTGATCGTCGCCGGCGTCCTGCTGGCGCTCTTCCTGCTGCTCTTCCTCATCCCGGACAAGCAGGTCGCCGACGAGCCGGAGGAGCCCGGTCCCCGTGCCGGCGGCTTCCCGGTGCCCCCGATCCCGGCGGGTGGCGCCGTACGCGGTGCGGCCGCTCCGCTGGTCTTCCCCTCCGACCCCGATGTGACCGTCTCCGAGGTGCGTCATGGCTGAGCCCGAGAAGTCCCCCTCGCTCAAGGAGCAGTTCTGGGACCCCGTCGCGGGGTTCGGAGTGACCTTCCGGACGATGTTCCGCAAGGTCGTCACCGAGCAGTACCCGAAGGAGAAGCTGCCCACCGCGCCGCGGTTCCACGGGCGGCACCAGCTCAACCGCTGGCCCGACGGCCTGGAGAAGTGCGTCGGCTGCGAGCTGTGCGCCTGGGCCTGCCCCGCGGACGCGATCTACGTCGAGGGCGCCTCCAACAGCGACTCTCCCGATGCCGACGGCAACTCCCAGCGGTTCAGCCCCGGCGAGCGCTACGGCCGCGTCTACCAGATCAACTACCTGCGCTGCATCCTGTGCGGCCTGTGCATCGAGGCGTGCCCGACCCGCGCGCTGACGATGACCAACGAGTACGAGCTGGCCGACGACAACCGGGCCGACCTGATCTACGAGAAGTCCGACCTGCTGGCCCCGCTGCTGCCCGGCATGGAGCAGCCGCCCCACGCGATGCGGCTGGGCGAGGACGAGGGCGACTACTACCGCGGCCAGTACAGCGCGCCTCCGCCGGCGACCGACCCGGCCACCACCGGTGGTGAGGCCGAGGCGCAGGAAGCCTGGACCAGCGCCAGCCAGAAGGAGGCGTGATGGCGACGTTCTGGGTGCTGGCGCCGATCATGGTGATCGCCGCGCTCGGCCTGCTCTTCGTCCGCAAGGCGGTGCACGCCGCGCTGCTGCTGGCCGTGGTGATGATCAGCCTCGCCGTGCTCTACGCGGTGCTCGAGGCGCCCTTCCTGTTCGCGGTGCAGATCATCGTCTACACCGGCGCGATCCTGATGCTGTTCCTCTTCGTGCTGATGCTCGTCGGCGTGGACGCGTCGGACTCGGTGGTGGAGACGATCCCCGGCCAGCGGGTGATGGCGTGGGTGGTCGGTCTGGTGTTCGTCGTGACCATGGTGCTGGGACTGGGCCAGCTCACTCTCGGCGCGGCGGTGGGCCTCGACGAGGCGAACGCCGACGGCAACGTCCAGGGCCTCGCCAACATCCTCTTCTCCCGCTACATCTTCGCGTTCGAGGTGACCAGCGCGCTGCTGATCACCGCGGCGGTCGGGGCGATGGTGCTGGCCCACCGCGAGCGGCTCCGGCCCAAGACCACCCAGGCGGACCTTGCCGCGCAGCGCGTCCGCGACTTCACCTCCAGCGGCAAGCCGCTCGGGCCGCTGCCGTCCCCGGGCGTCTACGCGCGCCACAACGCCGTCGACACCCCGGCGCTGCTGCCCGACGGGACTCCGGCCGGTGCCTCGGTCTCCCGGGTGCTGGCCGCCCGCGGCAGCATGCGCACCGCGGACCCGGACCAGGTCGAGGCGATGGCCGAGCACCTCGGCGACCCGACCACCACCCCGGAGACCGCCGGCCGTGCGGGTGCGACCGCGCAGAGCGAGGAGGACGTCCCCGCGCCGCCGGAGTCCGGTGACCCCGAGCAGGGCGCGACGCCCGGGAAGGGGGAGGACTGATGGACACCATGCCCTACGTCATCCTCTCGGCGATCCTGTTCACCATCGGCGGGATCGGGGTGCTGACCCGGCGCAACGCGATCGTGGTGTTCATGTGCGTGGAGCTGATGCTCAACGCCTGCAACCTGGCGTTCGTCGCCTTCGCCCACCACCACGGCAACCTCGACGGGCAGATCGCCGCGTTCTTCGTGATGGTCGTCGCGGCCGCCGAGGTCGTGGTCGGGCTCGCGATCATCATGGCCATCTTCCGCACCCGGCGCTCGGCCTCGGTCGACGACGCCAGCCTGCTGAAGTTCTGAGGGGAAGAGGATGTCTGCACTCAGCTCGCTGACCGCTGCGGCGGCGGAGACCCACGTCCCCGTCGTCGCCCCGATCGAGGCCGACGGTGCCTTCAGCCTGCTCTGGCTGATCATCGTGCTGCCGCTGGCCGGCGCCGCGATCCTGCTGCTCGGCGGCAAGCGCACCGACGCGTGGGGACACCTGCTCGGCACCGCCACGATCCTGGGCTCGTTCGCGATCAGCACCGTGCTGTTCGTCCAGCTCCTCGGTCGCGACGAGGAGGACCGGCAACTGGTCCAGCACCTCTACACGTGGTTCGACACCGGACACCTCGACGTCGGCATGGACCTGCTCTACGACCCGTTGTCGGCGCTGTTCCTGCTGCTGATCACCGGCGTCGGCTCGCTGATCCACATCTACTCGATCGGCTACATGGCGCACGACCCGCGCCGCCGCAGGTTCTTCGCCTACCTCAACCTCTTCGTCGCGGCCATGCTGATGCTGGTCCTCGCGGAGAACTACGTCGGACTCTTCCTGGGCTGGGAGGGCGTCGGTCTCGCCTCCTACCTGCTGATCGGCTTCTGGCAGCACAAGCCCTCGGCGGCCGCCGCCGCGAAGAAGGCCTTCGTGATCAACCGGGTCGGCGACATGGGCATGGGTCTGGCGATCTTCCTGCTCTTCGTCACCTTCGGCAGCACCAGCTTCACGGTGATCAGCCACCTCGCTCCGGGGGCGGGCGAGGCCACGATGAACTGGATCGGCGTGCTGCTCCTGGTCGGCGCCTGCGGCAAGTCGGCACAGGTGCCGCTCCAGGCGTGGCTGCTGGACGCGATGGAGGGCCCCACCCCGGTCTCGGCACTGATCCACGCCGCCACGATGGTGACCGCGGGGGTCTACCTGATCACCCGCTCCAACTTCGTCTTCGAGCTCGCACCGCACGCGCAGACCGCCGTCGTGGTGGTCGCCACCGTCACCATCCTCTGGGGCGCGATTATCAGCTGCGCCAAGGACGACATCAAGAAGGCGCTGGCCGGCTCCACGATGAGCCAGATCGGCTACATGATGCTCGGCGCCGGTCTCGGTGTGGCGGGCTACGCCTTCGCGATCTTCCACCTGCTCACCCACGGCTTCTTCAAGGCCAACATGTTCCTGGGTGCCGGCTCGGTGATGCACGCGATGGACGACGAGGTCGACATGCGCCACTACGGCGCGCTGAACAAGATGCTGCCGGTCACCTTCCTGACCTTCGCGATGGGCTACCTCGCGATCATCGGGTTCCCCGGGTTCTCCGGCTTCTGGTCCAAGGACAAGATCATCGAGACGGCCCTGATCGAGAGCCCGGTGGTCGGCCTCTGCGCGCTCCTCGGCGCCGGCGTCACCGGCTTCTACATGACCCGACTGATGCTGATGACCTTCTTCACCGACAAGCGGTGGAAGGACGACGTCCACCCGCACGAGAGCCCCGCGGTGATGACCTTCCCGCTGATCGTGCTGGCGGCGCTCTCGGTGCTCGGCGGCATCCTGCTGGCCGGTGACTGGATCGTCGACTGGCTCTCGCCGGTGGTCGGCCACGCCGAGCACCACGAGCCGCCGATCCCGGTCATCGTGATCACCCTGATCACCGTCGCCGTGGTCGCGGTCGGCGTCGCCCTGGCCTGGTTCCTGGTCGGGCGTCGCGAGGTGCCGCGCGAGGCCCCGGCCGACGTCTCCTTCGTGACCCGGGCCGCCCGCGCCGACCTCTACGGCGACGCCATCAACGAGGGCCTGGTGGTCGGCCCCGGCCGCCACACGGTCACCGCGCTGACCGCCGCCGACGACCGCGTGGTCGACGGCGCCTTCAGCGGCGGTGCCACCACGATCTCCGGGGTCGGCACCGGCCTGCGCCGGCTGCAGACCGGGTTCGTCCGGTCCTACGCCCTGTCCGTCTTCGCAGGAGCGGTGCTCCTGGTGCTGACCATCGTGGTGGTGAACCTGTGAACGAGGCACTGAACGACATCCCTGTGCTCTCACTGCTGGTCTGGCTCCCGCTGGCCGGTGCCCTCGCGGTCGCCCTGCTGCCCCGCACGATCAGCAAGACGCTCGGACTCGGGGTCGCGCTGGT from Nocardioides sambongensis includes:
- the nuoE gene encoding NADH-quinone oxidoreductase subunit NuoE, producing MSLDDRTLGELREIAGRYPEARSGLLPMLHLVQAVQGRVTPEGIEACAEILDISPAEVSGVATFYTMYKRHEVGDYHVGVCTNTLCAVMGGDAIRARLEEHLEIGNDEVAEKRQGDARTVSLEHVECNAACDYAPVVMVNWEFMDNQTPESAVQMVEALRAGHEVRSTRGPRLCTWREAERVLAGFPDGLVDEGPTAGAASLAGLEIARERGWTAPDPGVSATEDDVADDKQEAVARADTGRAEAETVEQTTDSATSGERANEKGDDRG
- the nuoF gene encoding NADH-quinone oxidoreductase subunit NuoF, whose product is MADTLTPVLTDMWDVERGWTLPAYESKGGYDALDKAFAMTPDEVIACVKDSGLRGRGGAGFPTGMKWSFIPQDNPKPKYLVVNADESEPGTCKDIPLMMGNPHVLVEGVIVSSYAIRANKAFIYVRGEVLHVIRRVQAAVAEAYAAGHLGKDIHGSGYDLDVVVHAGAGAYICGEETALLEGLEGRRGQPRLRPPFPAVAGLYASPTVINNVESIASVPAIVRNGAEWFASMGTEKSQGHGIFSLSGHIARPGQYEAPLGITLRELIDLAGGIRQTSDGERRLKFWTPGGSSTPLLTPEHLDVPLDFEGVGGAGSMLGTRALQIFDDTVCVVRAVLRWTEFYKHESCGKCTPCREGTWWLVQALTRLERGEGSEEDLDLLLDQCDNILGRSFCALGDGATSPISSSIKYFREEYLAHLSHGGCPFDPTRSTAFAAQEVTA
- a CDS encoding NADH-quinone oxidoreductase subunit G, yielding MTTSPQKSPDPSTETSPERSDLVSVTIDGIQVSVPKDTLVIRAAEQIGVQVPRFCDHPLLAPVGACRQCLVDVPDAGNGRGFPKPQASCTLPVAEGMVVNTQASSAVADKAQQGVMEFLLINHPLDCPVCDKGGECPLQNQAMSNGRGESRFSDARNHGVKRTFPKPINLSPMVLLDRERCIVCQRCTRFADEIAGDPFIALVERGAEQQIGIAEDAPFLSYFSGNVIQICPVGALTSESYRFRSRPFDLVSSPGVGEHDACGAAIRIDHRRGKVMRRLSGNDPAVNEEWISDKDRFAFAYASADDRITYPQVRDEDGSLRPASWPEAFAVAARGLASARQNGGVGVLTGGRLTCEDAYAYSKFARVALGTNDIDFRARPLSSEEADFLAARVALTGPDTGVSYDDLESASTVVLVGLEPEDEAGTIFLRLRKSVLAGGTAVIALAPYRTRGLTKLSGRLVPTAPGDEPAALAVLAAELDGDTVILAGERLATVPGALSAVAAAADASGARLAWVPRRAGDRGAVEAGCLPGLLPGGRPVADPAARADLAAAWGVPGLPDAAGRDADAILASLIGGGLGGLVVAGVDPADTADPAATRAALAAAPFVVAFELRATEVTDAADVVFPVAPTTDKAGTFVNWEGRPRPFGAALANPASLPELRALAGIAEEIGAPLGFRTVEQVRAEMTDVGPWDGARASAPAVDAPTAPGAAAGDELRLATWKQLVDNGSMLDGDKYLKATARPAHALLPAALYDAHGSTITLTGDRGSVTVPAAVGDDMVAGTVWLPANSTGDGVLSDLASPGSTVRIEGGQA
- the nuoH gene encoding NADH-quinone oxidoreductase subunit NuoH; the protein is MTGQIVDSVSSGAVLAASPLDAFGQDPWWVIVVKTLLVFVVLVLLTLFNIWWERRVVARMQHRIGPNVNGPFGLLQSLADGVKLAFKEDLIPKAADKAVFVLAPVIATVPAFVTFSVIPFGPEVNFFGVTTPLQLTDMPVAVLFVMAIASIGIYGIVLGGWSSGSTYSLLGGLRSSAQMISYEVAMGLALVSVFMYAGSMSTSEIVAAQDDLWFGLILLPSFVIYTIAMVGETNRAPFDLPEAEGELVGGFHTEYSSLKFALFFLAEYINMATVSALATTLFLGGWHAPFWIDEVWAGANEGYWPVLWFFGKVFFFIFIFIWLRGTLPRLRYDQFMAFGWKRLIPISLVWIIAVATMRVARDDLTFDTRTILIVAGVLLALFLLLFLIPDKQVADEPEEPGPRAGGFPVPPIPAGGAVRGAAAPLVFPSDPDVTVSEVRHG
- the nuoI gene encoding NADH-quinone oxidoreductase subunit NuoI, with the translated sequence MAEPEKSPSLKEQFWDPVAGFGVTFRTMFRKVVTEQYPKEKLPTAPRFHGRHQLNRWPDGLEKCVGCELCAWACPADAIYVEGASNSDSPDADGNSQRFSPGERYGRVYQINYLRCILCGLCIEACPTRALTMTNEYELADDNRADLIYEKSDLLAPLLPGMEQPPHAMRLGEDEGDYYRGQYSAPPPATDPATTGGEAEAQEAWTSASQKEA
- a CDS encoding NADH-quinone oxidoreductase subunit J translates to MATFWVLAPIMVIAALGLLFVRKAVHAALLLAVVMISLAVLYAVLEAPFLFAVQIIVYTGAILMLFLFVLMLVGVDASDSVVETIPGQRVMAWVVGLVFVVTMVLGLGQLTLGAAVGLDEANADGNVQGLANILFSRYIFAFEVTSALLITAAVGAMVLAHRERLRPKTTQADLAAQRVRDFTSSGKPLGPLPSPGVYARHNAVDTPALLPDGTPAGASVSRVLAARGSMRTADPDQVEAMAEHLGDPTTTPETAGRAGATAQSEEDVPAPPESGDPEQGATPGKGED
- the nuoK gene encoding NADH-quinone oxidoreductase subunit NuoK, which gives rise to MDTMPYVILSAILFTIGGIGVLTRRNAIVVFMCVELMLNACNLAFVAFAHHHGNLDGQIAAFFVMVVAAAEVVVGLAIIMAIFRTRRSASVDDASLLKF
- the nuoL gene encoding NADH-quinone oxidoreductase subunit L, with translation MSALSSLTAAAAETHVPVVAPIEADGAFSLLWLIIVLPLAGAAILLLGGKRTDAWGHLLGTATILGSFAISTVLFVQLLGRDEEDRQLVQHLYTWFDTGHLDVGMDLLYDPLSALFLLLITGVGSLIHIYSIGYMAHDPRRRRFFAYLNLFVAAMLMLVLAENYVGLFLGWEGVGLASYLLIGFWQHKPSAAAAAKKAFVINRVGDMGMGLAIFLLFVTFGSTSFTVISHLAPGAGEATMNWIGVLLLVGACGKSAQVPLQAWLLDAMEGPTPVSALIHAATMVTAGVYLITRSNFVFELAPHAQTAVVVVATVTILWGAIISCAKDDIKKALAGSTMSQIGYMMLGAGLGVAGYAFAIFHLLTHGFFKANMFLGAGSVMHAMDDEVDMRHYGALNKMLPVTFLTFAMGYLAIIGFPGFSGFWSKDKIIETALIESPVVGLCALLGAGVTGFYMTRLMLMTFFTDKRWKDDVHPHESPAVMTFPLIVLAALSVLGGILLAGDWIVDWLSPVVGHAEHHEPPIPVIVITLITVAVVAVGVALAWFLVGRREVPREAPADVSFVTRAARADLYGDAINEGLVVGPGRHTVTALTAADDRVVDGAFSGGATTISGVGTGLRRLQTGFVRSYALSVFAGAVLLVLTIVVVNL